A stretch of the Spartinivicinus poritis genome encodes the following:
- a CDS encoding sensor histidine kinase — protein sequence MNFELGHLFIISAGYLALLFIIAYCAEKGVIKRTLVSHPVTYVLSLGVYASAWAFYGTTGLVHQYGFLFLAYFLGICGAYLLAPVLLAPILKLTRTYQLGSLADLFAFRFRSSWAGTLTTGFMLLAMLPLIALQIQAVADSADILSQHGQPEELALGFCGLITLFTVLFGTRHISSRDRHTGLVMAIAFDSVIKLIAMGVAGIFALWFVFNGPGDLDQWLASNAEALTALHTPLQEGPWRTLLLIFFAAAMVMPHMFHMGFIENPSPKALYTASWGLPLYLLLFSLAIPPILWAGLKLNNPTTPEYFILGASLTSESPLLVGLIFIGGLSAASGVTIVATLALSGMLLNHVVLLSYQPSSKVDIYKWLLWTRRLLTLLIITASYGFYWLLGAKQDLSNLGIAAFVGTLQFLPGILSVLYWPAANRQGFITGLIVGAIVWFLTLMLPLFFDIEFITFPIINLTLPLDENSWHIATIASLSANTLTFVLVSLLTPISEEEVGAANACSVDNVSRPHRWMLAAQSPAEFQEQLGKILGSRAAQREVSQALQDLNLAMDESRPYALRRLRDRIEANLSGLMGPAVAKDIVDSFLPYKLQADVYVTEDINFIEGRFEAYQSQLTGLAAELNNLRRFHRHTLENLPLGVCSIGKDSEVLMWNRAMAAITGIGSSKVVGSRFEDIPEPWKSLFNRFATNPARNHLSKEKIIVDGEPRWLSLHKAAIGAPFTDDEGLVILLDDATDTQLLENKLVHTERLASIGQLAAGVAHEIGNPVTGIACLAQELKSESQEDSTKQFAEQILEQTQRITRIVQTLVSFAHQGSQHQPTNQYTRVVIKPLIEKAIQLLQLADKQKQLVFLNECSDSAAVMGDEQRLMQVFINLLRNASDASPAKSQIKVTTVACGSLLKVAVADQGCGIPKPIQNKLFEPFFTTKDPGKGTGLGLALVYNIIEDHSGQISIESPLDLKQNSGTKVTVSLPLVTA from the coding sequence ATGAACTTTGAGCTTGGCCACCTGTTTATTATTAGTGCCGGTTATCTTGCCCTGCTATTTATCATTGCCTACTGTGCGGAAAAAGGTGTTATTAAACGCACACTGGTAAGTCATCCAGTTACTTATGTATTATCGCTTGGGGTTTATGCCAGCGCTTGGGCATTTTATGGTACGACAGGTTTGGTCCACCAATATGGCTTTTTATTTTTAGCCTATTTTCTGGGGATTTGTGGCGCTTACTTGCTGGCTCCAGTTTTATTAGCCCCCATTCTTAAGCTCACCCGCACTTATCAACTAGGCTCTTTGGCCGATTTATTTGCGTTTCGTTTTCGTAGCAGCTGGGCAGGCACCTTAACTACAGGTTTTATGCTGCTGGCAATGCTGCCACTGATTGCATTACAAATACAGGCAGTAGCCGATTCAGCGGATATTCTCAGCCAACACGGTCAGCCAGAGGAATTAGCCCTAGGCTTTTGCGGCTTAATCACATTGTTTACCGTGTTGTTCGGTACTCGCCATATTTCCAGCCGTGACAGACATACCGGGCTGGTAATGGCCATCGCCTTTGACTCGGTAATTAAACTAATAGCCATGGGGGTGGCAGGTATTTTTGCCCTGTGGTTTGTTTTCAATGGACCTGGTGACTTAGATCAGTGGCTAGCCAGCAATGCCGAAGCATTAACAGCTTTGCATACCCCGCTGCAAGAAGGCCCATGGCGCACGTTATTGCTGATTTTCTTTGCTGCGGCAATGGTCATGCCCCACATGTTTCACATGGGGTTTATTGAAAACCCTAGTCCAAAAGCGCTTTATACTGCCAGCTGGGGATTACCACTTTACTTACTGTTATTTAGTCTGGCCATTCCTCCCATCCTCTGGGCAGGGCTTAAGCTTAATAACCCCACCACCCCTGAATACTTTATTCTTGGAGCCAGCTTAACCAGTGAAAGCCCCTTGCTAGTTGGCTTAATTTTTATTGGTGGCCTGTCTGCTGCCAGCGGCGTCACCATCGTAGCCACATTGGCACTGTCAGGTATGCTGCTCAACCACGTGGTGTTACTCAGCTATCAGCCGTCCAGTAAAGTAGACATATATAAGTGGCTACTGTGGACTCGCCGTTTACTAACCTTGCTGATCATTACAGCCAGCTACGGCTTTTACTGGCTGCTGGGGGCCAAGCAAGATTTGTCTAATTTGGGGATAGCTGCATTTGTAGGCACTTTGCAGTTTTTGCCTGGCATTTTAAGTGTGCTTTATTGGCCAGCGGCCAATCGACAAGGATTTATCACTGGTTTGATCGTAGGGGCGATTGTTTGGTTTCTCACATTAATGCTGCCGCTGTTTTTTGATATTGAATTCATTACCTTCCCTATTATTAACCTGACCCTACCACTGGATGAGAACAGCTGGCATATTGCTACTATTGCATCACTATCGGCCAACACACTTACCTTTGTCTTAGTTTCCCTGCTCACCCCCATTTCAGAAGAGGAAGTCGGTGCTGCTAATGCGTGTAGTGTGGATAATGTCAGTCGCCCCCATCGCTGGATGCTCGCTGCTCAAAGCCCTGCCGAGTTCCAAGAACAACTAGGTAAAATCCTCGGTAGTAGAGCAGCCCAACGAGAAGTCAGCCAAGCACTGCAAGACCTTAATCTAGCAATGGATGAAAGCCGCCCCTATGCTTTACGCCGTTTAAGAGATCGTATTGAGGCTAACTTATCTGGGCTGATGGGGCCTGCTGTCGCAAAAGACATTGTGGATAGCTTTCTCCCCTATAAACTGCAGGCTGATGTGTATGTAACGGAAGACATCAACTTTATCGAAGGCCGGTTTGAAGCTTATCAGTCGCAGCTTACTGGCTTGGCTGCCGAGCTGAACAACTTGCGCCGATTCCATCGCCACACCCTGGAAAACTTGCCGCTGGGCGTTTGCTCAATTGGCAAAGACTCTGAAGTATTGATGTGGAATCGGGCAATGGCAGCTATTACTGGAATTGGCTCCAGCAAAGTGGTGGGCTCACGGTTTGAAGACATACCCGAACCTTGGAAATCCCTATTCAATCGCTTTGCTACCAACCCGGCCCGCAATCACCTCAGCAAAGAAAAAATAATCGTTGATGGTGAACCCCGCTGGCTCAGCTTACATAAAGCTGCCATCGGTGCCCCTTTCACTGATGACGAGGGGCTGGTCATTCTGCTGGATGATGCGACAGACACCCAGCTACTGGAAAACAAGCTGGTCCATACCGAGCGACTTGCTTCTATTGGTCAGCTGGCAGCTGGGGTAGCCCATGAGATTGGTAACCCAGTAACTGGTATTGCCTGCCTGGCTCAAGAGTTAAAATCTGAATCTCAGGAAGACAGCACCAAACAGTTTGCCGAACAAATTCTTGAACAAACCCAGCGCATTACCCGAATTGTGCAAACCCTGGTTAGCTTTGCTCATCAAGGCAGCCAGCATCAACCCACTAATCAATATACCCGAGTAGTTATTAAACCGCTGATAGAAAAAGCCATTCAGCTGCTCCAACTGGCTGATAAGCAAAAGCAGCTCGTTTTTCTTAATGAGTGCAGCGATTCAGCAGCCGTAATGGGAGACGAACAACGCTTGATGCAGGTATTCATCAATCTGCTACGCAATGCCAGTGATGCTTCCCCTGCAAAAAGCCAAATTAAAGTAACAACCGTAGCTTGCGGCTCACTATTAAAAGTTGCAGTAGCCGATCAAGGTTGCGGCATTCCCAAGCCAATTCAAAACAAATTATTTGAACCTTTCTTTACTACCAAAGACCCTGGAAAAGGCACGGGGCTTGGCCTAGCCCTGGTTTATAACATTATTGAAGACCACTCAGGCCAGATAAGTATTGAAAGCCCACTTGACCTGAAGCAAAATTCGGGTACAAAAGTAACTGTGTCGTTACCACTAGTAACAGCGTAA
- a CDS encoding sigma-54-dependent transcriptional regulator — MKHILVVEDESVIRAALGRLLERNKYTVSEASSVDDASSQYDLSSDFDLIISDLRLPGAPGTDIINISGNTPVLIMTSYASLRSAVDTMKLGAVDYIAKPFDNDELLNTIKNILAKHPKTSSNQQPPASSTTTDHSEENEPHNSGIVGKCETMQTLFKRVSKVAPTDSTVLILGESGTGKELVARAIHENSQRADKPMVSVNCAAIPETLIESELFGHEKGAFTGATAARHGLVEAADGGTLFLDEIGELPLEAQARLLRVLQEGEIRRVGSVQSQKVNVRLVAATHRQLKQLAQSGEFREDLYYRLNVIQLNLPPLRERGSDVIDLAKYFLNRICEKMGKEPHQFSPDSLYAIQQYSWPGNVRELENAIERSVILADHCLITTDLLGIDLNTSPSPQSTEPQKAEDSKELTLEDYFQSFVLENQERMTETELAQKLGISRKCLWERRQRLGIPRQKATNS; from the coding sequence ATGAAGCATATCTTAGTTGTTGAAGATGAGTCAGTGATTCGGGCAGCCCTCGGTCGACTGCTTGAGCGGAATAAATACACTGTTAGCGAGGCGTCATCTGTAGACGATGCCAGCAGCCAGTACGACTTATCCAGCGACTTTGATTTAATTATTTCTGACCTGAGACTGCCAGGCGCTCCTGGTACCGACATCATTAATATATCAGGCAACACCCCCGTGCTGATTATGACCAGCTATGCCAGCTTGCGATCAGCAGTTGATACCATGAAGCTTGGCGCGGTGGATTATATTGCCAAACCTTTTGATAACGATGAGTTGCTCAACACTATCAAGAATATCCTTGCCAAACACCCCAAAACTTCAAGCAACCAACAGCCCCCAGCCTCCTCTACCACAACTGACCATTCTGAAGAAAACGAACCTCATAACAGCGGCATTGTTGGCAAGTGCGAAACAATGCAAACCCTGTTTAAGCGAGTCAGCAAAGTTGCTCCTACCGACTCTACTGTGCTGATTCTGGGTGAGTCAGGTACAGGCAAAGAATTAGTGGCCAGGGCTATTCATGAAAACAGCCAACGGGCAGATAAACCCATGGTTTCAGTTAACTGTGCTGCTATCCCTGAAACATTGATTGAGTCTGAGCTGTTTGGCCATGAGAAAGGCGCCTTTACTGGTGCTACTGCTGCGCGTCATGGGCTGGTTGAGGCAGCTGACGGAGGCACACTGTTTCTGGATGAAATTGGCGAGCTACCGTTAGAGGCGCAAGCCAGGCTATTAAGGGTGCTACAAGAAGGGGAAATTCGCCGGGTTGGCTCTGTGCAATCGCAAAAAGTCAATGTCAGGTTGGTGGCAGCTACCCACCGCCAACTCAAGCAACTAGCCCAATCTGGCGAGTTTCGTGAAGACCTCTACTACCGATTAAATGTTATTCAGCTTAATTTACCCCCTTTAAGAGAGCGGGGATCTGATGTCATTGATTTGGCAAAGTATTTTCTGAATAGAATCTGCGAGAAAATGGGCAAAGAGCCTCATCAATTCTCACCTGATAGCCTTTATGCCATTCAGCAGTACAGCTGGCCAGGTAATGTGCGCGAACTGGAAAATGCTATTGAAAGATCAGTAATCTTGGCCGACCACTGCTTGATTACTACCGACCTGTTAGGCATCGATCTAAATACTTCTCCCTCCCCCCAAAGCACTGAGCCACAAAAAGCAGAAGATAGTAAAGAGCTTACTTTAGAAGATTACTTCCAAAGCTTCGTGCTAGAGAACCAAGAGCGAATGACAGAAACAGAGTTGGCTCAAAAACTGGGTATCAGTCGTAAGTGCCTGTGGGAACGCCGCCAGCGCCTAGGCATTCCTCGTCAAAAAGCAACTAACAGCTAA
- a CDS encoding helix-turn-helix domain-containing protein → MSMKPIPTASGTKKKQKQLLNSLVKVRYQFGNPQPIKFELGGEQFEFVDSEISQSLITVIQEAAQVLAKNPKAKLHVKASQSDNPLTAQETANIIGMSRPMVVKAIKAGDLPYFMVGKHYRIQESDALAFKARLRQQTKHALEEMADLDNELGIE, encoded by the coding sequence ATGAGTATGAAACCAATTCCAACCGCTAGTGGTACAAAGAAAAAGCAAAAGCAGTTATTGAACTCTCTAGTTAAAGTCCGATACCAGTTTGGCAACCCTCAGCCTATTAAGTTTGAACTGGGAGGAGAACAATTTGAGTTTGTTGACTCTGAGATTAGTCAATCGTTAATCACAGTTATACAAGAGGCCGCACAGGTACTAGCTAAAAACCCCAAAGCAAAACTTCATGTTAAAGCCAGTCAGTCGGACAACCCTCTAACCGCTCAAGAGACTGCCAATATAATCGGAATGTCTAGACCAATGGTGGTTAAAGCTATAAAAGCCGGCGATTTACCTTACTTTATGGTAGGTAAGCACTATCGTATTCAAGAAAGTGATGCTCTAGCATTTAAAGCACGTCTACGTCAGCAGACAAAGCACGCATTAGAAGAAATGGCTGATTTGGACAACGAGCTAGGCATAGAATGA
- a CDS encoding RHS repeat-associated core domain-containing protein: MKFNRIFSGLLAAGLAFSAQANTSLEREWLYQYDSQGNITQVDGPRTDVQDISHYEYDEKGNLVKTINALGHTTELKDHNYRGSPQTLIDANGVVTKITYNHDGAAETITVKSKSGDITTRFTYDNVGQVTQITLPNISVIKYEYSPARYLMAIENSLGERIEYEYDNAGNKTKQTVKSASGEIISQQSWVYDELSRLLRRVGANEQTTQHEYDVNDNLVSFTNPNNNKTTHGFDALNRLTQTTDALEGVTRLEYNQQDQITKVVDPKGTTTQYEYDVFGRLIKRISPDTGTTIYEYDLADNITKRTDARGEVTEYTYDALNRLTKKTYPSASELTIEYLYDDTSDNHPGISKLTGVKDAKGVIAYQYDDRGNIVNLSRTIETGSQSIQQSIGYQYNISNQLIQVTYPSHLKINYQRNNEGQITSVSAEWGVGDAAQTTELAKDISYQAFGPMTSLTWGNGLTLNRQFNLDGQLTQQAIAGLQQLNYKYDPSGNITEIAKSETDKRQFKYDVLNRLFQEIDGLKTTEYTYDAVGNRLTKKERLRDMLGLQEQTYAENSNRIATTFMGPVRTDAAGNTIGNGPLNFEYAANNRLSKVKEMDFLLASYHYNAIGERIHKTIHYGPEQPTHWIYTYNETGQILAETKYNKHWQQQLTRQYIWLGSLPLAMVEQTTNGKSLTAPQVTYLHSDHLNTPRLATNQQQQTVWSWDSDTFGVGEASEDVDGNGQKTVVSLRFPGQLADEESGLFYNYFRDYDPTLGRYIESDPIGLEGGLNTYGYVGANPLNIVDLLGLNGARPTNRGGRYGAWYSSPAQALLNAQARNLVQRIQRYDPTFSYQIARPNGPQGSLNRTNIQTLQQTLLNVQTSGMCGPGVSLLNNGRVSQQILNQIIPPNTPNNWTTRDGRFSSGFNYSWTNPNGVRFRVHGHGADPNAPAGSNAANGPVVRVRIGNRFLTTNGTTVRNVNTPGNANNTHIPLTP; this comes from the coding sequence ATGAAATTTAATCGGATATTTTCTGGATTATTGGCAGCAGGGTTAGCGTTTTCTGCTCAGGCCAATACTTCACTTGAACGAGAATGGCTGTATCAATATGACAGCCAAGGCAACATCACTCAGGTAGATGGCCCTCGTACGGATGTGCAAGATATTTCTCACTATGAATACGATGAGAAAGGTAATTTAGTTAAAACCATTAATGCTCTTGGCCATACCACTGAATTAAAAGACCACAATTATCGTGGAAGCCCCCAAACTCTGATTGATGCTAATGGTGTTGTTACCAAAATCACCTATAACCATGATGGCGCCGCAGAAACCATTACGGTTAAAAGCAAATCAGGCGATATCACTACTCGCTTTACTTACGACAATGTTGGGCAGGTGACTCAAATCACCTTGCCAAATATCAGCGTCATTAAATATGAGTACAGCCCTGCTCGTTATTTAATGGCCATAGAAAATAGCTTAGGTGAGCGCATTGAGTATGAGTACGACAATGCAGGCAATAAAACCAAGCAAACCGTTAAATCGGCTTCTGGCGAAATTATTAGCCAGCAAAGCTGGGTATATGATGAGTTAAGTCGATTATTGCGCCGTGTAGGCGCCAATGAGCAAACCACCCAGCATGAATATGATGTTAATGACAACCTGGTAAGCTTTACCAACCCTAATAACAACAAAACCACCCATGGTTTTGATGCCTTAAACCGTTTAACCCAAACGACTGATGCTTTAGAAGGTGTTACCCGCCTGGAGTACAACCAACAAGATCAAATTACTAAAGTAGTTGATCCTAAAGGCACTACAACTCAGTATGAGTATGATGTGTTTGGCCGCCTAATTAAACGAATCAGCCCCGATACAGGCACTACTATTTACGAATATGACTTGGCTGATAATATCACCAAGCGTACCGATGCCCGTGGTGAAGTTACAGAATACACCTATGATGCACTGAACCGCCTAACAAAAAAAACTTATCCCAGTGCTTCTGAACTAACTATCGAGTATTTATACGATGATACCAGCGATAACCATCCAGGTATTAGCAAACTCACAGGGGTTAAAGATGCAAAAGGCGTGATTGCCTATCAATATGATGATCGCGGCAATATTGTTAATTTAAGCCGTACTATCGAAACGGGTAGCCAAAGTATTCAGCAAAGTATTGGTTATCAATACAATATCAGTAACCAACTCATCCAAGTCACTTATCCCAGTCATTTAAAAATTAATTACCAACGTAATAACGAAGGGCAAATTACTAGCGTTAGTGCTGAATGGGGAGTGGGTGATGCTGCGCAAACCACTGAGCTAGCCAAAGACATCAGCTATCAAGCGTTTGGCCCTATGACTTCACTGACTTGGGGTAATGGCCTGACGTTAAACCGTCAATTTAATCTAGATGGTCAGCTCACTCAGCAAGCTATCGCAGGCTTACAGCAGCTGAATTACAAGTATGACCCTAGTGGCAATATTACCGAGATAGCCAAAAGTGAAACGGATAAAAGGCAGTTTAAGTACGACGTATTAAACCGACTTTTTCAGGAAATTGATGGCTTAAAAACCACTGAATATACCTATGATGCGGTAGGCAATCGGTTAACTAAAAAAGAAAGATTAAGGGATATGCTAGGTTTGCAAGAGCAAACTTATGCAGAAAATAGCAACCGCATTGCTACAACATTTATGGGCCCTGTTCGCACAGATGCCGCAGGAAATACCATTGGTAATGGCCCTTTAAACTTTGAGTACGCAGCTAATAATCGCTTAAGCAAAGTTAAAGAAATGGACTTTCTATTAGCCAGCTACCACTACAATGCAATAGGCGAACGAATCCATAAAACCATTCATTATGGACCTGAGCAACCCACCCACTGGATTTACACCTACAACGAAACTGGCCAAATTTTAGCAGAAACAAAATACAACAAACATTGGCAGCAACAATTAACCCGCCAATATATTTGGTTAGGCAGCCTACCACTAGCTATGGTTGAGCAAACCACTAACGGTAAAAGCTTAACTGCACCACAAGTCACGTATTTACACAGCGATCACCTCAATACCCCAAGACTGGCCACAAACCAGCAGCAACAAACTGTATGGTCTTGGGACTCCGATACCTTTGGAGTGGGAGAAGCCAGTGAAGACGTAGATGGCAATGGTCAGAAGACAGTTGTCTCCTTACGTTTTCCAGGGCAGCTAGCTGATGAAGAAAGTGGGCTGTTTTACAACTACTTCCGGGATTATGACCCAACACTAGGGCGGTATATTGAGAGTGATCCGATTGGGTTAGAAGGTGGTTTGAATACTTATGGGTATGTTGGAGCAAACCCATTAAACATCGTTGACTTATTAGGCTTAAACGGGGCAAGGCCAACAAATAGAGGAGGACGCTATGGCGCTTGGTATTCATCACCTGCTCAAGCATTACTAAATGCTCAAGCTAGAAACTTGGTTCAGCGTATTCAAAGGTATGACCCAACATTTAGCTATCAAATTGCTAGACCAAATGGACCGCAAGGAAGTTTAAACAGAACAAATATTCAGACCTTACAACAGACTTTATTGAATGTGCAGACATCAGGTATGTGTGGGCCAGGTGTCTCGCTTTTAAATAATGGCAGGGTTTCACAACAAATTCTTAATCAAATAATACCTCCAAACACACCGAACAACTGGACTACAAGGGACGGTCGTTTTTCAAGTGGTTTTAATTATAGTTGGACAAACCCTAATGGTGTGCGCTTTAGAGTTCATGGCCATGGTGCTGACCCCAATGCTCCTGCAGGAAGTAACGCTGCAAACGGACCCGTAGTTAGAGTTAGAATTGGTAATCGATTCTTAACAACAAATGGTACAACTGTGAGGAACGTAAATACTCCCGGGAATGCCAATAACACGCATATTCCACTTACCCCATAG